TCCAGCTGTATTATGTCACCACGCTTCAAGTTCCTCATGTTGGGATCACCAAGAGCAGCAGTCTCCATCTTGGTACATGGATTAACAACATCCACGAAATTTTCATCCTCCTCGAGCTGCAATTGAAACATATGCAAACTTCAATCAGCCCCAATTAGGACAGATACATTTAAATGACAATTGATTCAACCAGTAACAAAGGATTACCTTCTTTTTAGtgatcaaataatcaaaatccACCAAAGAGAGTGTAACAAGCTCGTTAGTATCAGGCAACCACGTGAGCTTCAACTTTGTTGTTTTGACAGATCCTTCAAGATGCAAAACACCAGTTAATTGTGTTACATTGCCCTCTTGGTCCTTCTCGATTTCCTTTACTATAGCATTGCCCCAATCCATTAAAGTCACTTCCTCATTAGCTGCGATTGATCGGGCATCATCCTGGTCTATCCATATTCTCTTGGTGTACGTAGTTGCTTTCTCCCCAGCACCTTCATACTTTTTATGCTTAGGTATGATTCGCACAAATGGATCCTCAGGGCCATCAGTTAGAGTCAACAAGACCCGTCGTTGGTCTATAACAGCTGTATGTCTGGGACAGACTGGATCAATAATTTTCTTATTAATGGCCCAAAGCTTGTCCCATTCCATGAGATTGAGATTCTTGGATGCCCCCTAAGATGATTACACCAAAAACAAGTTACAAGTCTATTAGATCAAGGAACTAACTATTCTCTCCCCTGATATACCCTCTACCATTCTGTTTTTGAAGCACAAAAAGAGTAGTAGAAATGAAAAACTGAAGCAAGCAAGATGGAAACTAAAGAATGCACAACACCCCAAAAAAACGAATTTCAAAGAGCAACTAATAGGAGGAAATATTAGAAATGCATTGCATTGCCAGCCTCATTCCATCAAGTTGGATGTTGAACGAAACAGACATACTTGGATTGTGGTCTTGAAAAAATATCTTACCTGTTCCAGCATGAACTGTATCAGTGCCTCAATCTTCAGCCCCCTGCGTACTATTCCCTGTACAGTAGGAAAACGAGGATCATCCCAGCCATCAACCTTTCCATTTTGAACAAACCATAGCAGTTTACGCTTGCTAAGAAGTGTATAGACCAGATTCACCCTGCTAAATTCATATATATGAACTTTTTGAAAACCCATATCCGTCTGGATCCAGTAGTATTGATCATTACGGTCATGATACTCACTAGATCGAAGTGCATGGGTAATACCTTCCACGGCATCAACAAACGGACATGCAAAATCATAAGTAGGATAGATTTTATATTTAGCACCAATCTTGTGGTGAGGAGTCAAATTGCAACGGTAGTATACTGGGTCACAAAGGGACTTGTTTGGATCCTGCATATTCAGCTTGCCTCTGAGGCAACACATCAAACCCCTTTCTGATCCAGCAACCATTTCCTTCCATAAGCTCAGATTCTCCTCCACGCTATTGCTTCTACACTTGGATTCTATCCCATCCATCCgttcttgctgcattttttcccGAGTTGTGTCATCAACATAGGCTTTACCCTCATGAATCAATTTCTCGGCCATTTCTATCATGTTGGGAAAGTAGTCTGATGTGTAGGTTACAGCCTCATAGGTAATCCCCAAAGTTTCAATATCTTTGAGAAGATTATCTACGAATTCACTGCTCTCCTTATCAGGGTTCGTATCATCAAAGCGCACAATCAGCTTACCGTCATATTTCTCAGCAAAATACTTGTTTAACAGTGCTGCTTTAGAATGACCAATATGTAGATAACCACTAGGTTCTGGAGCAAATCTCACCCGTACTTTTCCAACCTGTGCATCTGGAAGAT
This portion of the Coffea arabica cultivar ET-39 chromosome 2e, Coffea Arabica ET-39 HiFi, whole genome shotgun sequence genome encodes:
- the LOC113733056 gene encoding glutamate--tRNA ligase, cytoplasmic-like, with the protein product MEIQMLCFPADAPPLAVIVASKIAGLSLPTDPSLPSGSTPILHFSDGGKLRGLYVLLRYIGRVAKIPDFYNRDAFESTQIDEWLEYAPVFSSGSEFEGACGYVDRYLLQHTFLVGHSLSIADIAIWSALAGTGQRWQSLRNSKKYQNLVRWFNSIHDEFDAALNEVTAMYIGKKGLGTQAVSKVRDQQVSTSSSNSVNGTVSEKGVGGNRPVFEVHLPDAQVGKVRVRFAPEPSGYLHIGHSKAALLNKYFAEKYDGKLIVRFDDTNPDKESSEFVDNLLKDIETLGITYEAVTYTSDYFPNMIEMAEKLIHEGKAYVDDTTREKMQQERMDGIESKCRSNSVEENLSLWKEMVAGSERGLMCCLRGKLNMQDPNKSLCDPVYYRCNLTPHHKIGAKYKIYPTYDFACPFVDAVEGITHALRSSEYHDRNDQYYWIQTDMGFQKVHIYEFSRVNLVYTLLSKRKLLWFVQNGKVDGWDDPRFPTVQGIVRRGLKIEALIQFMLEQGASKNLNLMEWDKLWAINKKIIDPVCPRHTAVIDQRRVLLTLTDGPEDPFVRIIPKHKKYEGAGEKATTYTKRIWIDQDDARSIAANEEVTLMDWGNAIVKEIEKDQEGNVTQLTGVLHLEGSVKTTKLKLTWLPDTNELVTLSLVDFDYLITKKKLEEDENFVDVVNPCTKMETAALGDPNMRNLKRGDIIQLERKGYFRCDVPFIRPSKPLVLFAIPDGKQTTVMKFRT